The DNA window tggtgtttcagcagggtggatgactgagtgaatcccttcccacactcagagcagttaaacggcctctccccagtgtgaactcgttggtgtgacTGTAGATGGGataatcgagtgaatcccttcccacactcagagcaggtgaacggcctctcctcattgtgaactcgctggtgtgtcagcagggtggatgactgagtgaatcccttcccacactcagagcaggtgaatggcctctccccagtgtgaattcgctggtgtttcagcagggtggatgactgagtgaatcccttcccacactcagagcaggtaaacggcctctccccagtgtgaactcgctggtgtgactgtaGATGGGataatcgagtgaatcccttcccacactcacagcaggtgaacggcctctccccagtgtgactgcgtcgatgaacttccagctcagatggttttctgaatcccttcccacagtcaccacatttccacggtttctccgtggtgcgggtatccttgtgactctccatgtttggacaatcagttgaagcctcacccacgcacacaacacgtttacagtttctctgcAATTTGAATGGTGCAATGTTCATTTAGGCTGTGCAACtggctaaagctctttccacagtcaatgcactggaacactcactcgggtgtgtgtgtctcggtgcttttccagtcacactgatatttgaaatctttacccacaggcagaacagacaatCATTCCTCCTTCCactttcaggtcctgatgaatcgattgactccgtcagatcttgacgcgacgtttgatttgtgtttcctgtctgaaaatctaacCTTCTaaaacgctgtaaaaggagataacaaaactcatcactatcagtacaagacagaaattcagaacagacacatctagtttccatggaacattctttcctctcttgttcttccaaagctgtaaatccctgtcccacacattgtccctcctgctgtgctgaaatccaaacccatcgcacttttctagactgtttctcctccactcccagttttcaccaccaattctggctgggttcagaaatacactcactcactggtacacttccttctcctcacCTGCagctgctgacactggctgggttcagttctacactcactggtgcctctccctctcctgccctgaaggtacagactctggctgggttcagttctacactcactggttctcctctcctaaaggagctgactctggccatgttcaggtctacactcataagaacataagaacctaagaattaggaacaggagtaggccatcaagcccctcgagcctgctccgccattcaacaagatcatggctgatctggccgtggactcagctccacttacccgcctgctccccataacccttaatttccttattggttaaaaatctattgatctgtgacttgaatacattcaatgagctagcctcaactgcttccttgggcagagaattccacagattcacaaccctctgggaggagaaattccttctcaacttggttttaaattggctcccccgtattttgaggctgtgccccctatttcgagtctccccgatcagtggaaacaacctctctgcctctatcttgtctatccctttcattattttaaatgtttctataagatcacacctcatccttctgaactccaacgagtaaagacccagtctactcaatctatcatcataaggtaaccccgcctcatctccggaatcagcccagtgaatcgtctctgtaccccctccaaagctagtatatccttccttaagtaaggtgaccaaaactgcacgcagtactccaggtgcggcctcaccaataccccatacagttgcagaaggacctccctgcttttgtactcgatccctcttgcaatgaaggccaacattccattcgccttcctgattgcctgctgcaccttcaaactaattttttgggattcatgcacaagggaccaattgtggagcagtggaggcgtgtcctgctcagttggagctgtgagcagtgagagaagcagctagcaacttgagctcctgcctggagagccctgagaccagccaggaagagaaggaaggaaggggcttcaccttcaactttcgcccagagggagaggaggagaaaagaaaacatttaacatctttttaccattct is part of the Pristiophorus japonicus isolate sPriJap1 unplaced genomic scaffold, sPriJap1.hap1 HAP1_SCAFFOLD_640, whole genome shotgun sequence genome and encodes:
- the LOC139255830 gene encoding zinc finger protein 211-like — encoded protein: MNIAPFKLQRNCKRVVCVGEASTDCPNMESHKDTRTTEKPWKCGDCGKGFRKPSELEVHRRSHTGERPFTCCECGKGFTRLSHLQSHQRVHTGERPFTCSECGKGFTQSSTLLKHQRIHTGERPFTCSECGKGFTQSSTLLTHQRVHNEERPFTCSECGKGFTRLSHLQSHQRVHTGERPFNCSECGKGFTQSSTLLKHQRIHTGERPFTCSECGKGFTRSSTLLTHQRVHNEERPFTCSECGK